One window from the genome of Mucilaginibacter ginsenosidivorans encodes:
- a CDS encoding DUF4293 domain-containing protein: MLQRIQSIYLLFAGLVILALFLFPLAHNVYINGVPSTIKVTGIFQDVNGQQAHTETFVALIAATAVVGILPLALIFLYKNRKQQMMLCYVYIFVIIGFSFWMAQTVKAATDGFVMNTNNFGIGALLSSISIVLALLAAKAIQKDEKLVRSADRLR; encoded by the coding sequence ATGCTCCAACGTATACAAAGCATTTATCTTTTATTCGCCGGTTTGGTGATCCTGGCTCTTTTCCTGTTCCCGCTGGCGCATAATGTTTATATTAACGGTGTGCCATCAACCATTAAAGTAACCGGCATATTCCAGGATGTGAACGGTCAGCAGGCGCATACAGAAACTTTTGTTGCGCTGATAGCTGCCACAGCCGTTGTTGGTATTTTACCGCTTGCCCTGATATTCCTGTACAAAAACCGTAAGCAGCAAATGATGTTGTGTTATGTATATATCTTCGTTATTATCGGCTTCAGTTTTTGGATGGCGCAAACGGTAAAAGCTGCTACCGATGGGTTTGTAATGAACACGAATAATTTTGGTATCGGCGCGCTGTTAAGCTCTATCAGTATAGTATTGGCGCTGCTGGCTGCAAAGGCCATACAAAAGGACGAGAAGCTGGTACGATCGGCAGACAGGTTGCGGTAG
- the lspA gene encoding signal peptidase II, with product MKVWLFCLSSVLFIGCDQVTKRLAKQHLMFREPITYLHKTIILEYVENTGAALSLGDNLSKPVSFWLLSIGPLVCLVALFIYVMRKIHEFNRLKLFSFSLILAGGLGNIIDRLAHDRHVTDFMNVGINNFRTGIFNVADMCVTAGVIGLLIATYTDKPKPVQADQPAAVE from the coding sequence ATGAAAGTTTGGCTGTTTTGCCTGTCGTCGGTGCTTTTTATCGGGTGCGACCAGGTAACCAAGCGCCTGGCCAAGCAGCACCTGATGTTTCGCGAGCCTATAACCTACCTGCATAAAACCATTATACTGGAGTATGTTGAAAACACCGGGGCCGCCCTTAGCCTGGGTGATAACCTGTCCAAGCCTGTTAGTTTCTGGCTGCTCAGTATCGGGCCACTGGTTTGCCTGGTGGCATTGTTCATTTATGTAATGAGGAAGATACACGAGTTCAACCGGCTGAAACTTTTCTCGTTTTCACTGATACTTGCGGGCGGGCTTGGTAACATAATCGACCGGCTGGCGCACGACCGCCATGTAACCGACTTTATGAATGTGGGTATCAACAACTTCCGCACAGGTATTTTCAACGTGGCCGATATGTGTGTGACGGCTGGTGTTATAGGGTTACTGATAGCCACCTATACTGATAAGCCCAAACCGGTACAGGCGGACCAGCCTGCGGCGGTAGAATAA
- a CDS encoding DEAD/DEAH box helicase, with protein sequence MNPFIQLGIRHDIVNAITELGFENPTPIQEQSIPVLLTGSNDFVGLAQTGTGKTAAFGLPLLELLDFEENHPQALILCPTRELCLQITNDLKNYAKNMRNVHVVAVYGGASISDQLHQIRRGVQIVVATPGRMLDIINRKAINFSNVKYVVLDEADEMLNMGFQEDIDSILSTTPDEKKTWLFSATMPSEVRRIAKKYMENPFELTMGTKNTGNENIEHEYYVVRARDKYAAFKRIVDFNPEIFGIVFCRTKIETQEIAEALIKDGYNADSLHGDLSQQQRDKVMKRYRERSLQLLIATDVAARGIDVNDVTHVINYSLPDEIENYTHRSGRTARAGKTGVSISIINGKELGKIRQIEKTLGKRFVKMEIPGGFDVVEKQLFALIHKVHNVEVNEQQIEQYLPRIMDEFKELSKEEIIKRFASLEFNSFLEYYKNAPDLNAPVDESRRSDSTGDRFNRTGMRSDFTRLFINLGSVDGFSRGDLLGYICNTAKISGKTVGKIDVKGVYSFFEVPNDDVAKVQTGFKGADFQGRDVRIEISGDSSNESRGGASNYKRREGGERREGGFRREGGNRERSGAPAGGGFRDFSGKRREDRGERRRRF encoded by the coding sequence ATGAACCCATTTATTCAACTGGGAATCCGTCATGATATTGTTAATGCCATTACTGAGTTAGGGTTTGAAAACCCTACGCCAATACAGGAACAGTCGATCCCGGTATTGTTGACAGGCAGCAACGATTTTGTCGGATTAGCCCAAACCGGGACCGGCAAGACTGCTGCTTTTGGACTTCCTTTACTGGAACTACTTGATTTCGAAGAAAATCATCCGCAGGCGCTTATATTGTGCCCAACCCGCGAACTTTGTTTACAGATCACGAACGATCTGAAAAATTATGCCAAAAATATGCGCAACGTACATGTTGTGGCAGTTTATGGCGGTGCAAGCATTTCGGACCAATTGCACCAGATACGCCGCGGTGTGCAGATAGTAGTTGCAACGCCCGGCCGCATGCTGGATATTATCAACCGCAAGGCGATAAATTTCAGCAATGTAAAATATGTCGTTTTAGACGAGGCTGATGAGATGCTCAATATGGGCTTCCAGGAAGATATTGACAGTATTTTGTCGACCACTCCGGACGAGAAAAAAACCTGGCTGTTTTCGGCCACTATGCCATCAGAAGTAAGAAGGATCGCCAAAAAATACATGGAGAATCCTTTTGAGCTGACCATGGGTACCAAAAATACCGGGAACGAAAATATCGAGCACGAATACTACGTGGTGCGTGCCCGTGATAAATACGCTGCTTTTAAACGCATTGTAGATTTTAACCCTGAAATATTCGGTATCGTATTTTGCCGTACCAAGATAGAGACCCAGGAAATTGCCGAGGCCCTGATCAAAGACGGTTACAATGCCGATTCATTGCACGGCGACCTTTCGCAGCAGCAGCGCGATAAGGTGATGAAGCGCTACCGCGAACGCAGCCTTCAATTATTAATTGCCACTGATGTCGCCGCACGCGGTATCGACGTGAACGATGTTACCCACGTTATCAACTACTCGTTACCTGATGAAATAGAGAACTATACCCACCGCAGCGGCCGTACGGCACGTGCCGGTAAAACAGGTGTATCTATCTCCATCATTAACGGTAAGGAATTGGGCAAGATCCGCCAGATAGAAAAAACCCTTGGCAAACGTTTTGTTAAAATGGAAATTCCGGGTGGTTTTGACGTAGTTGAAAAACAATTATTCGCCCTGATACATAAGGTACATAACGTTGAGGTAAACGAACAGCAGATAGAGCAGTACCTTCCGCGCATTATGGATGAGTTTAAGGAACTGAGCAAGGAAGAGATCATCAAACGTTTTGCTTCGCTTGAGTTCAACAGCTTCCTCGAATATTACAAAAACGCTCCTGACCTGAATGCACCGGTTGACGAAAGCCGTCGCAGCGATAGCACCGGTGACCGCTTTAATCGTACTGGTATGCGTTCGGACTTTACCCGTTTGTTCATTAACCTGGGTTCTGTAGACGGCTTTAGCCGGGGAGACCTGCTGGGTTATATCTGCAACACCGCTAAGATCAGTGGCAAAACCGTTGGCAAGATCGATGTGAAGGGTGTTTATTCTTTCTTCGAAGTGCCGAATGATGATGTTGCCAAAGTTCAAACCGGGTTTAAAGGCGCTGATTTCCAGGGTCGTGACGTTAGAATAGAAATTTCCGGCGATAGCAGTAACGAAAGCCGTGGTGGTGCGTCTAACTATAAAAGGCGCGAAGGCGGCGAGAGACGTGAAGGTGGTTTCCGAAGAGAAGGTGGAAACAGGGAACGCTCCGGCGCGCCGGCAGGTGGCGGTTTCCGCGACTTCTCAGGCAAACGCCGTGAGGACCGTGGCGAACGTCGCAGGAGATTTTAA
- a CDS encoding NAD(P)H-dependent glycerol-3-phosphate dehydrogenase: MIGEKNRILVVGGGSWATANIKMLTDNPVEKEISWWMRSEQAAEHIRQFGHNPNYLSSVEIRVPAKNISTNLKSLFGKADIVLLNVPAAFLKEALTDIKPEDFKGKKVVSAIKGIVPDENMIIAEFINQRYGVSFDDFMVISGPCHAEEVALEKLSYLTIASGDTELAAEFAGMLSTRYINTIVSDDIWGTEYAAVLKNVYAMASGICHGVGYGDNFQSVLISNAIRELERFVAAVHPIDRDIKESAYLGDLLVTAYSNFSRNRTFGNMIGKGYTVTAAQLEMNMVAEGYYAVNCLHEVNKQYKVPMPICSAVYAILYEKRSPVLEMKHLAGQLS; the protein is encoded by the coding sequence ATGATAGGCGAAAAGAACAGGATACTGGTAGTAGGCGGTGGCAGCTGGGCGACGGCAAATATCAAAATGCTTACGGATAACCCCGTTGAAAAAGAGATCTCGTGGTGGATGCGCAGCGAACAGGCGGCAGAACATATCCGGCAATTCGGCCATAATCCAAATTACCTGAGTTCGGTCGAGATCAGGGTTCCCGCCAAAAACATTTCTACCAATTTAAAATCGCTGTTTGGCAAAGCCGATATCGTTTTACTGAATGTGCCTGCAGCATTTTTAAAGGAGGCCCTTACCGATATCAAACCCGAAGATTTTAAGGGCAAAAAGGTAGTATCGGCTATTAAAGGTATCGTACCTGATGAGAACATGATCATCGCCGAATTCATCAATCAACGGTACGGTGTTTCATTTGATGATTTTATGGTGATCAGCGGGCCATGCCACGCCGAAGAGGTTGCGCTCGAAAAACTGTCCTACCTCACCATAGCCTCCGGCGATACCGAGCTGGCTGCCGAGTTTGCAGGTATGCTATCCACGCGCTATATCAACACCATCGTATCCGATGACATATGGGGAACCGAATATGCTGCTGTATTAAAAAACGTTTACGCTATGGCCAGCGGCATTTGCCACGGCGTGGGCTATGGTGATAATTTCCAGTCGGTATTGATATCAAACGCTATACGCGAACTGGAACGTTTTGTAGCCGCCGTACACCCTATCGACCGCGACATCAAAGAGTCAGCCTACCTGGGGGATCTTTTGGTGACCGCTTATTCCAACTTCAGCCGTAACCGCACCTTCGGAAATATGATAGGGAAAGGTTACACCGTAACCGCGGCGCAGTTGGAAATGAATATGGTTGCCGAAGGCTACTATGCCGTAAACTGCCTGCACGAGGTTAATAAGCAATACAAAGTGCCTATGCCGATATGCAGCGCCGTATACGCTATATTATATGAGAAAAGAAGTCCCGTGTTAGAAATGAAACATTTAGCCGGGCAATTGAGTTAA
- a CDS encoding efflux RND transporter periplasmic adaptor subunit, translating into MGKTTKYILISLGVLVVLLIVGKATGIIGKPQKTQVATEKASVRTINETVSASGKIKAHVEVKISPEVSGEVVELPVKEGDVVKKGQLLCRIRPDILRSDYERTEAAYNSQKASVANAEQMLKQSEASFANIESIYKRDKVLYDKKVLTAAEFEAAKSNYLGAKASLEAAKQNVVGANFGLAQTAASVKESQANLNKTTIYSPVDGVISKLAIERGERVLGTQQFAGTEIMTISDLGQLDVNVDVNENDINRIKLGDSSKIEVDAFLGKSFTGNVIEIGSAANVVGNTADQVTNFTVKVRIDPKSYAALLRKNAANESPFRPGLTATVDINTNHTSSLAVPIQSVTTREEKKANPGAPPKTDNSSSDDTKPKTTALSKEYVFVYNAGKVKQVQVTTGIQDDSYIQVLSGLKAGDEVVSAPYNAISKTLNDKMEVEKVDKSKLFNTDSK; encoded by the coding sequence ATGGGAAAGACTACTAAATATATTTTGATCTCGCTGGGCGTGCTTGTGGTGTTGCTGATTGTGGGCAAAGCGACAGGTATTATCGGTAAGCCTCAAAAAACGCAGGTCGCTACCGAAAAGGCATCCGTTCGCACTATAAATGAGACCGTATCGGCCAGCGGAAAGATCAAGGCACACGTCGAAGTAAAGATCAGCCCCGAAGTTTCGGGCGAGGTAGTTGAACTGCCTGTAAAGGAAGGCGATGTGGTTAAAAAGGGTCAACTGCTTTGCCGCATCAGGCCGGATATATTGAGATCGGATTACGAACGTACCGAAGCTGCTTACAACTCGCAAAAAGCAAGTGTGGCCAATGCTGAGCAGATGCTGAAACAAAGTGAAGCAAGTTTTGCCAACATCGAGTCGATATACAAACGCGATAAAGTACTTTATGACAAAAAGGTACTGACCGCCGCCGAGTTTGAGGCCGCAAAGTCGAATTACCTGGGTGCCAAAGCATCGCTCGAAGCAGCAAAACAAAATGTGGTTGGCGCAAACTTTGGTCTTGCCCAAACCGCGGCATCTGTAAAAGAATCGCAGGCTAACCTTAATAAAACAACTATTTACTCGCCGGTTGATGGGGTTATATCAAAATTAGCCATCGAAAGAGGCGAACGTGTTTTGGGTACCCAGCAATTTGCAGGTACCGAGATCATGACCATATCCGACCTGGGCCAACTGGATGTAAACGTTGATGTGAACGAGAACGATATTAACCGTATCAAACTTGGCGACTCGTCGAAGATAGAAGTGGATGCTTTTTTAGGTAAAAGCTTTACGGGTAACGTGATCGAGATCGGGAGCGCAGCCAACGTGGTGGGCAACACGGCCGACCAGGTAACCAACTTTACCGTTAAAGTAAGGATCGATCCTAAATCGTATGCTGCATTACTCAGGAAAAATGCAGCCAACGAATCGCCGTTCCGCCCGGGTCTTACTGCTACGGTGGATATCAACACCAATCATACCTCGTCGCTTGCTGTACCTATCCAGTCGGTAACCACCCGCGAAGAGAAAAAAGCCAATCCCGGCGCGCCGCCAAAAACAGATAATTCATCGTCGGACGACACGAAACCAAAAACCACTGCACTTTCAAAAGAGTATGTGTTTGTTTACAATGCCGGCAAGGTAAAACAGGTACAGGTTACCACCGGTATCCAGGACGATAGCTATATACAGGTATTGTCAGGACTAAAGGCAGGAGACGAAGTAGTATCAGCGCCTTATAATGCTATCTCAAAAACCCTGAACGATAAAATGGAAGTGGAAAAAGTGGACAAGAGCAAACTGTTCAATACCGATAGCAAATAG
- a CDS encoding TolC family protein, with protein MNVTIIKKWALAVLVIAAGSTFRANAQEVISLQKAVDLALDRNLTIKQAKFTESLAAEDLKQSKYNLLPSASASPTAGWGFGRSPVSGNYAYVNQTVFNVNGSATVQFTLFQGGQLRNQILQNKLLLDVDKTSTAKIKNDLVLNVVTDYLQILTNQDLVTAAQQQIDIAKITLDRTQQSFDAGNLSLADLSQAKAGLSTAEYNLTTAQNQLDLSILVLKQYMEMDPNTGIKVERPDISKLNDIKTAYDPNEVIKTALSVNPDVKLAETQQQSYAQAIKVARGNYYPSISLIGNLNSYYSSAQQSFRLLGGTTPETQTIGVVDGTGQLVKTQFPVSSPIYGYYSFGNQFKDNFNQFVGVSLQIPIFNHFSARTSVSKAKLSYENAQVATQLAKNNLSKTITQAVLDLNAAVRRYASAQQTYQADKDAFNVMQERYNVGLVNSLDYNTSLTNYNKAQNDMIEAKYEVVFRSKVIDYYLGNTITL; from the coding sequence ATGAATGTAACAATAATAAAGAAGTGGGCGCTTGCAGTGCTTGTGATCGCAGCAGGGAGTACTTTTCGCGCCAATGCGCAGGAAGTTATCTCGCTTCAAAAGGCGGTCGACCTGGCGCTTGACCGGAATCTTACCATCAAGCAGGCAAAATTTACCGAATCGCTCGCCGCGGAGGATCTAAAGCAAAGCAAGTATAACCTTTTACCAAGCGCCAGTGCCAGTCCTACCGCCGGTTGGGGTTTTGGCCGCAGCCCGGTATCGGGTAACTATGCCTATGTTAATCAAACCGTGTTTAACGTAAACGGTTCGGCTACGGTGCAATTTACGCTTTTCCAGGGCGGGCAATTGCGCAACCAGATACTGCAAAATAAGCTATTGCTGGATGTTGACAAAACCAGTACTGCCAAGATCAAGAACGACCTCGTTTTGAACGTGGTGACCGATTACCTGCAGATATTAACCAACCAGGACCTGGTAACCGCCGCCCAGCAACAGATAGACATCGCCAAAATAACCCTCGACCGCACACAGCAAAGCTTTGATGCCGGCAACCTGTCACTTGCCGATCTGTCGCAGGCAAAAGCTGGACTGTCCACAGCCGAATATAACCTGACAACCGCGCAAAACCAGCTCGATCTGTCCATCCTGGTCTTAAAACAATACATGGAAATGGACCCCAACACCGGGATAAAAGTGGAAAGGCCCGACATCAGCAAATTGAACGATATTAAAACAGCTTACGATCCTAACGAGGTTATAAAAACCGCCCTCTCGGTAAACCCGGATGTAAAGCTTGCCGAAACACAACAGCAAAGCTATGCACAGGCCATTAAAGTGGCCAGGGGCAACTACTATCCAAGCATTTCTTTGATAGGCAATTTAAATTCCTATTATTCAAGCGCCCAGCAATCATTCCGCCTTTTAGGAGGGACCACGCCTGAAACACAAACCATAGGTGTTGTTGACGGTACCGGGCAATTGGTTAAAACGCAGTTCCCGGTTTCAAGCCCTATTTATGGGTACTATTCGTTTGGCAACCAGTTTAAGGACAACTTTAACCAGTTTGTTGGTGTAAGCCTGCAGATACCCATATTTAACCATTTCAGCGCCCGCACATCGGTTTCCAAAGCTAAGCTGAGCTATGAGAATGCACAGGTAGCTACCCAACTGGCAAAAAACAACCTGAGTAAAACCATTACCCAGGCCGTGCTCGATCTGAATGCCGCTGTACGCCGCTATGCTTCGGCACAGCAAACTTACCAGGCCGATAAAGATGCATTTAACGTAATGCAGGAAAGATATAACGTAGGGTTGGTGAACTCGCTTGATTATAACACATCGCTCACCAATTATAACAAGGCCCAAAACGATATGATAGAGGCCAAGTACGAAGTAGTGTTCAGGAGTAAAGTAATTGATTACTATTTGGGCAATACGATAACATTATAA
- a CDS encoding polysaccharide deacetylase family protein, with protein MYLVKTPRLLKQLYPSLLWNKARDNQRIYVTFDDGPIPIVTPFVLNILEQYRAKATFFCIGDNVNKHPDIFEQVKNAGHAIGNHTFNHLKGWKTGDKTYLDNFLKADELVGSNLFRPPYGRIKRSQIKLLREAKPGLDIVMWDVLSGDFDQKLSPEDCLTNVLKHTEPGSIIVFHDSLKAFDRLEYVLPKAMEEWSRRGWEFASL; from the coding sequence ATGTACCTGGTAAAAACGCCGCGGCTTTTAAAGCAATTGTATCCCAGTTTGTTGTGGAATAAAGCCCGCGATAACCAACGTATTTATGTCACTTTTGACGACGGCCCTATACCCATTGTTACACCGTTTGTTTTAAATATTTTAGAACAGTACCGGGCAAAGGCTACTTTTTTCTGCATCGGCGACAATGTAAACAAACACCCGGATATTTTTGAGCAGGTAAAAAATGCGGGCCACGCTATCGGGAACCACACTTTTAACCATTTAAAAGGATGGAAGACCGGCGACAAAACTTACCTGGATAATTTTTTAAAAGCGGATGAACTGGTTGGCTCAAATCTCTTCCGGCCGCCCTATGGACGTATCAAACGGTCGCAGATAAAACTGTTAAGAGAAGCAAAACCAGGCCTGGATATCGTGATGTGGGATGTGCTTAGCGGGGACTTTGACCAAAAACTGTCGCCTGAAGATTGTTTAACGAATGTATTAAAGCATACCGAACCCGGCTCCATCATCGTGTTTCACGACAGCCTGAAAGCTTTTGACCGGCTGGAGTATGTGTTGCCAAAGGCGATGGAGGAATGGAGCAGGAGGGGGTGGGAGTTTGCTTCGTTATAG
- a CDS encoding aconitate hydratase → MAFDLDMIKKVYDRYSARVAAARTATGKPLTLTEKILYAHLSEGDAHKAYGRGTDYVDFAPDRVAMQDATAQMALLQFMQAGRPQVAVPSTVHCDHLIQAKIGADTDLQTAKDVNKEVYDFLASVSDKYGIGFWKPGAGIIHQVVLENYAFPGGMMIGTDSHTPNAGGLGMIAIGVGGADACDVMAGLPWELKFPKLIGVHLTGKLSGWTSAKDVILRVAGILTVKGGTGAIVEYFGEGARSLSATGKGTICNMGAEIGATTSIFGYDDKAAEYLRGTKRADIAALADTIKEHLTGDAEVYANPELYFDQVIEINLDELEPHVNGPFTPDLAWPISKFAKAVKENGWPVELEVGLIGSCTNSSYEDITRAASIAQQAIDKHLKAKAEYTITPGSEQVRYTVERDGYLNTFEQIGGVVLANACGPCIGQWARHTDDPTRKNSIITSFNRNFAKRQDGNPNTHAFVASPEIVTAFAIAGDLTFNPLTDTLTNENGEQVKLDEPQGIEMPIKGYAVEDAGYQAPAEDGSSVEVKVDPKSARLQLLDPFPAWEGTDLSGLRLLIKAKGKCTTDHISMAGPWLKFRGHLDNISNNMLIGAINYFNGNADSVKNELTGEYGPVPATQRDYKAHGIGTVVVGDENYGEGSSREHAAMEPRHLGVRAILVKSFARIHETNLKKQGMLAITFADPADYEKVQEDDTISIKGLTEFAPGKQLTVVLHHKDGTTDAFAVNHTYNAQQIEWFKAGGALNIIRRQMA, encoded by the coding sequence ATGGCTTTTGATTTAGATATGATCAAAAAGGTTTACGATCGCTACAGCGCCCGCGTGGCTGCTGCCCGTACCGCGACCGGCAAACCCCTTACCTTAACCGAGAAAATTTTATACGCCCACCTTTCGGAGGGCGACGCCCATAAAGCCTATGGCCGTGGTACCGACTATGTTGACTTTGCACCCGACCGCGTGGCCATGCAGGATGCTACCGCGCAGATGGCGCTGCTGCAGTTTATGCAGGCCGGCCGTCCGCAGGTTGCTGTGCCAAGTACCGTGCATTGCGACCACCTGATACAGGCTAAAATAGGCGCTGACACCGATCTGCAAACCGCCAAGGATGTGAACAAGGAAGTTTATGATTTCCTGGCATCGGTATCGGATAAATACGGTATCGGTTTCTGGAAACCGGGTGCGGGTATTATTCACCAGGTAGTGCTGGAGAATTATGCTTTCCCGGGTGGTATGATGATCGGTACCGACTCGCACACGCCAAACGCGGGTGGTTTGGGTATGATTGCCATTGGTGTTGGCGGCGCCGATGCCTGCGACGTAATGGCGGGTCTGCCATGGGAGCTTAAGTTCCCTAAGCTGATAGGTGTGCATTTGACCGGTAAACTATCGGGCTGGACATCCGCCAAGGACGTTATCCTGCGTGTGGCCGGTATCCTGACCGTAAAAGGCGGAACAGGGGCCATAGTTGAATATTTTGGCGAAGGCGCACGTTCGCTTTCGGCAACAGGTAAAGGAACCATCTGTAACATGGGCGCCGAAATTGGGGCCACCACCTCGATATTCGGGTACGACGATAAAGCCGCCGAATACCTGCGCGGTACCAAACGCGCCGATATTGCCGCTTTGGCCGATACCATTAAAGAACACCTGACCGGCGACGCAGAAGTGTACGCCAATCCTGAACTATACTTTGACCAGGTTATCGAGATCAACCTGGATGAACTGGAACCGCATGTGAACGGTCCGTTTACGCCCGACCTGGCCTGGCCGATATCCAAATTCGCCAAGGCGGTTAAGGAAAATGGCTGGCCGGTTGAACTGGAAGTTGGTTTGATAGGGTCGTGCACCAACTCGTCGTACGAGGATATTACCCGCGCGGCATCTATCGCGCAGCAGGCCATTGATAAACATTTGAAGGCTAAGGCCGAATATACCATTACCCCCGGGTCGGAGCAGGTGCGTTACACCGTTGAACGTGATGGCTACCTCAATACTTTCGAGCAGATAGGCGGCGTGGTGCTGGCTAACGCCTGCGGCCCCTGTATTGGCCAGTGGGCGCGCCATACCGACGACCCTACGCGTAAAAATTCTATCATCACCTCGTTCAACCGTAACTTTGCCAAACGGCAGGACGGCAACCCCAATACGCACGCCTTTGTGGCATCGCCCGAGATAGTGACGGCGTTTGCTATTGCCGGCGACCTGACCTTTAACCCGCTTACCGATACCCTGACCAACGAAAACGGCGAGCAGGTGAAGCTGGACGAGCCGCAGGGTATTGAAATGCCGATAAAAGGTTACGCCGTGGAGGACGCCGGTTACCAGGCGCCTGCCGAGGACGGCAGCAGCGTGGAAGTAAAGGTGGACCCAAAATCGGCGCGTTTGCAATTGCTGGATCCGTTCCCGGCATGGGAAGGCACCGATCTGAGCGGTTTGCGCCTGCTGATAAAAGCCAAGGGCAAATGTACCACCGACCATATCTCCATGGCCGGGCCGTGGCTGAAGTTCCGCGGGCATTTGGATAATATATCCAACAACATGCTTATCGGTGCCATCAACTACTTTAACGGCAATGCCGACAGCGTGAAGAACGAACTGACCGGCGAATACGGCCCGGTACCTGCCACCCAGCGCGACTATAAGGCGCATGGCATAGGCACCGTGGTAGTAGGCGACGAGAACTACGGCGAAGGATCGAGTCGTGAACATGCCGCTATGGAACCCCGCCACCTGGGCGTGCGCGCCATACTGGTAAAATCGTTCGCCCGTATACACGAGACCAACCTGAAAAAGCAGGGTATGCTGGCCATTACCTTTGCCGACCCTGCCGATTACGAAAAGGTGCAGGAAGACGATACCATTTCCATTAAGGGCCTTACCGAATTTGCCCCCGGCAAGCAGCTAACCGTAGTGCTGCACCACAAGGACGGCACAACCGACGCCTTTGCCGTAAACCATACCTACAACGCCCAGCAGATAGAGTGGTTTAAAGCGGGGGGGGCGTTGAATATTATACGACGCCAAATGGCTTGA